The proteins below are encoded in one region of Flavobacterium nackdongense:
- the purD gene encoding phosphoribosylamine--glycine ligase: MTILLLGSGGREHAFAWKMIQSPLCDTLFVAPGNAGTASIANNVDISPTDFDAVKAFVLQEKVGMVVVGPEDPLVKGIFDFFKNDNDLKDIPVIGPSKLGATLEGSKEFAKEFLIKHNIPTAAYDSFTAETVEKGCDFLETLQPPYVLKADGLAAGKGVLILHDLAEAKDELRNMLVGQKFGAASSKVVIEEFLDGIELSCFVLTDGKSYKILPTAKDYKRIGEGDTGLNTGGMGAVSPVPYVDAVLMEKIETRIVKPTIEGFQKDGIEYKGFVFIGLINVKNEPIVIEYNVRMGDPETEVVIPRMKSDLVELFLAVANEKLDEFELEIDERSATTIVVVSGGYPEDFEKGKVISGLENIQDSIIFHAGTKVDNGNVVSNGGRVLTVTSFGDNFEEAIKKSYQNIDKLHFDKMYFRKDIGNDLK; this comes from the coding sequence ATGACAATTTTACTTTTAGGTTCTGGAGGAAGAGAACACGCTTTTGCTTGGAAAATGATTCAAAGTCCGCTTTGCGACACACTTTTTGTAGCTCCGGGAAATGCAGGAACGGCTTCGATTGCCAATAATGTGGATATCAGCCCAACAGATTTTGATGCCGTAAAAGCATTTGTTCTTCAAGAAAAAGTAGGAATGGTGGTTGTTGGTCCCGAAGATCCGTTGGTAAAAGGAATTTTCGATTTTTTCAAAAATGACAATGATTTAAAAGATATTCCAGTTATTGGACCGTCAAAATTAGGTGCAACACTTGAAGGAAGTAAAGAATTTGCCAAAGAATTTTTGATTAAACACAATATTCCAACCGCAGCTTATGATAGTTTCACTGCTGAAACGGTGGAAAAAGGATGCGATTTTCTCGAAACTTTGCAACCGCCTTATGTGTTGAAAGCCGATGGATTGGCGGCAGGGAAAGGCGTTTTGATCCTTCACGATTTGGCGGAAGCCAAGGACGAATTGAGAAATATGTTGGTGGGTCAAAAATTTGGCGCAGCCAGTTCGAAAGTCGTAATCGAAGAATTTTTGGACGGAATTGAATTGAGTTGTTTCGTTTTGACCGACGGAAAAAGTTATAAAATATTACCAACTGCCAAAGATTACAAACGCATTGGCGAAGGCGATACGGGATTGAATACAGGAGGAATGGGCGCAGTTTCTCCAGTTCCTTATGTTGATGCCGTTTTGATGGAAAAAATAGAAACACGCATCGTAAAACCAACAATCGAAGGTTTCCAAAAAGACGGAATTGAATATAAAGGTTTTGTGTTTATTGGATTGATCAACGTGAAAAACGAACCCATCGTAATTGAATACAATGTTAGAATGGGCGATCCGGAAACCGAAGTAGTTATTCCGAGAATGAAATCGGATTTGGTGGAATTGTTTTTGGCTGTAGCCAATGAAAAACTAGACGAATTTGAATTGGAAATTGATGAAAGAAGTGCCACGACCATTGTGGTTGTTTCGGGCGGATATCCAGAAGATTTCGAAAAAGGAAAAGTCATTTCGGGATTAGAGAACATTCAAGATTCAATTATTTTTCACGCGGGAACTAAAGTTGATAACGGCAACGTAGTGAGTAACGGCGGAAGAGTTTTGACTGTAACTTCTTTTGGTGATAATTTCGAAGAAGCCATAAAAAAATCTTACCAAAACATAGACAAGCTACATTTCGATAAGATGTATTTTAGAAAAGATATCGGGAACGACCTTAAATAA
- a CDS encoding DUF6341 family protein → MKAFFEGIQWLFENILFILHDFLRALELDSWFAANIFNWGFMIICAVAIVYWCKQLMIFDEKGEENQDTTAHSFLK, encoded by the coding sequence ATGAAAGCATTTTTTGAAGGAATTCAATGGTTATTTGAAAACATTTTATTCATACTGCACGATTTTTTAAGAGCTTTAGAACTTGATAGTTGGTTTGCTGCCAATATATTCAACTGGGGTTTTATGATAATCTGTGCGGTTGCTATCGTATATTGGTGTAAACAATTGATGATTTTCGACGAAAAAGGCGAAGAAAACCAAGATACAACGGCACACTCTTTCTTGAAATAA
- a CDS encoding DUF6427 family protein, which translates to MITSVFKKSTPINLMLVVILMLVFFFITLFQDLSWTNSVISIVKKGGLFFILLGSIFVANFIAKKNGLSKDSSYTILFYFLFLLFFPSVLGNMNLILSNFFILLALRRLISLQSLKASKEKIFDASLWIFVASLFHFWSIIYLVLVFISIIFHVARDYRNWVLPFIAFFAVGIISLGVALLFNKDVLGYVTDNAVINFKIDYFTNNYQNLAFSIYATVALFFVVSMFLSLSSKPLLLNSSFKKIIASFFIGIVIFAISPNKSNDVLIYTIAPLAIMATSHIEVKQLQLKQELVLGILILCSFFAFFSQL; encoded by the coding sequence ATGATAACAAGTGTTTTTAAAAAATCTACTCCAATAAATTTGATGTTGGTGGTAATTTTAATGCTGGTTTTCTTTTTTATTACCCTTTTTCAAGATTTGTCTTGGACTAATTCAGTGATTTCCATTGTAAAAAAAGGAGGTTTATTTTTTATTTTGCTCGGCTCCATTTTTGTTGCCAATTTCATTGCGAAGAAAAACGGATTGAGCAAAGACAGTAGTTACACGATTTTGTTCTATTTTTTGTTTCTATTGTTTTTTCCTTCGGTATTGGGAAATATGAATTTAATTTTATCTAACTTTTTCATCCTTCTCGCGCTTCGCCGATTGATTTCGTTGCAATCTTTAAAAGCCTCGAAAGAAAAAATATTTGATGCTTCCTTATGGATTTTTGTAGCTTCTTTATTTCATTTTTGGAGTATTATTTACCTGGTTTTAGTATTTATTTCGATCATTTTTCACGTAGCAAGAGATTATAGAAATTGGGTTTTGCCTTTTATAGCTTTTTTTGCTGTGGGAATTATCTCTTTAGGAGTGGCATTACTGTTTAATAAAGATGTTCTTGGATATGTCACAGATAACGCCGTTATTAATTTCAAAATAGACTATTTTACCAACAATTATCAGAATCTTGCCTTTTCTATTTATGCGACAGTAGCTTTGTTTTTTGTGGTTTCAATGTTTCTTTCCCTTTCGAGCAAGCCGTTGTTACTGAATTCGTCTTTCAAAAAAATAATAGCCTCTTTTTTTATAGGAATAGTAATTTTTGCAATTTCTCCCAACAAAAGCAACGATGTATTGATTTATACTATTGCCCCTCTGGCCATTATGGCAACGAGCCATATCGAAGTGAAACAACTTCAGTTGAAGCAGGAATTGGTTTTAGGCATACTGATTCTTTGCAGTTTTTTTGCTTTTTTCTCCCAATTATAA
- the upp gene encoding uracil phosphoribosyltransferase — MQTHYLSEDNSILNHFLGQIRNVNVQHDSMRFRRNIERIGEVMAYELSKDLRYRPIEIQTPLGIKKTAEIEDKLVLCSILRAGLPLHLGFLNYFDSAENGFVSAYRHHPNNDEFFDILVEYQAVPNIENKTLLLIDPMLATGQSMVAVFNKLMEKGLPNEIHIAVIIAAPEGIAYLEKHLPDSCHLWVATLDEKLNDKKYIIPGLGDAGDLAYGNKL, encoded by the coding sequence ATGCAAACACATTATTTATCCGAAGACAATAGCATTCTGAATCATTTTTTAGGTCAAATACGAAACGTGAATGTGCAACACGACAGTATGCGTTTTCGCAGAAATATAGAGCGTATTGGCGAAGTTATGGCTTATGAATTGAGCAAAGATTTAAGGTATAGACCAATTGAAATTCAAACACCGCTAGGCATCAAAAAAACCGCCGAAATCGAAGACAAACTCGTTTTGTGTTCCATTCTCCGAGCCGGACTACCGCTTCATTTGGGGTTTTTGAATTATTTTGACAGTGCCGAAAATGGCTTCGTTTCAGCTTACAGACATCATCCCAATAACGATGAGTTTTTTGATATTTTAGTCGAATACCAAGCCGTTCCCAATATCGAAAACAAGACCTTACTTTTGATCGATCCTATGCTTGCCACCGGACAATCGATGGTGGCTGTTTTTAATAAATTGATGGAAAAAGGACTTCCAAACGAAATTCACATTGCTGTAATCATAGCTGCTCCCGAGGGAATTGCCTATCTTGAAAAGCATTTGCCCGATTCCTGTCATCTTTGGGTGGCCACTTTAGACGAAAAATTAAATGACAAAAAATACATCATTCCCGGCTTGGGCGACGCGGGTGATTTGGCCTACGGAAACAAATTATAA
- a CDS encoding DUF4254 domain-containing protein: MFSKLAYSVFEQSIRDYHQFDNVDQPINNPFPKEKIEHLLYLKNWIDTVQWHFEDIIRDPNIDPVAALTLKRRIDASNQERTDMVEYIDGYFLQKYAQVAVKNEAKINSESPAWAFDRLSILALKIYHMQEEATREEASQDHRDKCQAKLNVLLEQRTDLSTAIEDLLTDIENGDKFMKVYKQMKMYNDDDLNPVLYQNKK, encoded by the coding sequence ATGTTTTCAAAATTAGCTTATTCCGTTTTCGAACAAAGTATTCGCGATTATCATCAATTTGATAATGTTGACCAACCAATCAATAATCCTTTTCCAAAAGAAAAAATAGAACATTTATTATATTTAAAAAACTGGATTGACACAGTTCAGTGGCATTTCGAAGACATTATTCGTGATCCCAATATCGACCCAGTGGCGGCATTGACTTTAAAAAGAAGAATCGATGCTTCCAATCAAGAACGTACCGATATGGTAGAATATATTGATGGTTATTTTCTTCAAAAATACGCTCAGGTGGCTGTCAAAAACGAGGCGAAAATTAATTCGGAGAGTCCCGCTTGGGCATTCGACAGATTGTCAATTTTAGCCTTGAAAATTTATCACATGCAGGAAGAAGCCACTCGTGAAGAAGCTTCGCAAGACCACAGAGATAAATGTCAAGCCAAATTGAATGTTTTGCTAGAGCAAAGAACCGATTTGTCTACCGCAATTGAAGATTTGCTAACGGATATTGAAAATGGTGATAAATTCATGAAAGTGTACAAACAAATGAAGATGTACAACGACGATGATTTGAATCCGGTTTTGTATCAGAATAAAAAATAA
- a CDS encoding glycosyltransferase family 9 protein, whose amino-acid sequence MRLSAMGDVAMTVPVLRAFVSQSRSFGTEIKITVVSRPFFQPFFEGIPNLTFFAFDEKKRHKGFFGLLRLYQDLKALHIDAFADLHNVLRSKVVRTLFALSGKKTAFVDKARAEKTALTRAENKIFKPLTTMFERHAKVFQELGFTVDLYSRSVGTIFPDKAVLSKDILKRLVGNEKIPDFSGIKIGIAPFAQYDSKVYPLDLMQEVINKLAENSNYKILLFGGGKKEIELLDSLSKGKENVVVVAGKLQFQQELQLISNLDLMLSMDSGNAHIAAMLGVKVITLWGATHPFTGFSPFNQPLENALVSDRNLYPKLPTSVYGNKIVEGYEDAMRTISVESVVYKINSSI is encoded by the coding sequence ATGAGACTTTCCGCAATGGGAGATGTCGCGATGACGGTTCCTGTTTTAAGGGCTTTTGTGTCCCAATCCCGAAGCTTCGGGACTGAAATAAAAATCACGGTGGTTTCTCGTCCGTTTTTCCAACCTTTTTTTGAGGGAATTCCTAATCTTACTTTCTTTGCTTTCGACGAAAAAAAACGCCACAAAGGATTCTTTGGATTGTTGCGATTGTACCAGGATTTGAAAGCCTTACACATTGACGCTTTTGCCGATTTGCACAACGTTTTACGTTCCAAAGTCGTTCGAACACTTTTCGCCTTGAGTGGAAAAAAAACAGCTTTTGTTGATAAAGCAAGAGCCGAAAAAACAGCTTTAACACGAGCCGAAAACAAAATTTTCAAACCCTTGACTACAATGTTCGAAAGACACGCAAAAGTGTTTCAAGAATTGGGTTTTACAGTAGATTTATACTCCCGAAGTGTCGGGACAATATTTCCTGACAAAGCAGTTTTATCAAAAGATATTTTGAAAAGGCTAGTTGGAAATGAAAAGATTCCCGATTTCTCGGGAATTAAAATCGGGATTGCACCTTTTGCACAGTATGATTCCAAGGTCTATCCTTTGGATTTGATGCAGGAAGTAATTAACAAATTAGCTGAAAATTCAAATTATAAAATCTTGCTTTTCGGTGGTGGAAAAAAGGAAATCGAACTCCTAGATTCACTCTCAAAAGGCAAAGAAAATGTTGTGGTTGTTGCCGGAAAACTCCAATTTCAGCAGGAATTGCAACTCATTTCCAATCTTGATCTAATGCTTTCGATGGACTCCGGAAATGCACATATTGCAGCAATGTTGGGCGTAAAAGTCATCACGCTTTGGGGCGCAACGCATCCGTTTACGGGATTTTCGCCTTTCAATCAACCCCTGGAAAACGCTTTGGTTTCGGATAGAAATTTGTACCCAAAATTGCCCACTTCAGTTTACGGGAATAAAATTGTGGAAGGGTATGAAGACGCAATGCGAACCATTTCAGTTGAAAGTGTAGTTTATAAAATCAATTCTTCAATTTAG
- a CDS encoding tyrosine-type recombinase/integrase, giving the protein MGRSQSTFSNYSRHVASISLYFGKIPTELDSEQVQDYLFYQQKKSKTPSQTYFKHCVYGLRFLLKSEGLPYEYLRLPSIKHEKTLPVVLSKEEVWAMLQKAKLLKHRILIGLLYGCGLRCMEARSVRLQDLDFDRLQLKVVQGKGKKDRYVPLSEHLIRGLKKYIEAEKPKDYLFNGQPIERAGGDFDSRYSQRGVQWAVKQVAKAAGVKKEVHTHTLRHSYATHLLEDGMDIMTLKDLLGHQNIETTMEYLQIAQLASQRIFSPLDTLFEKCRRK; this is encoded by the coding sequence TTGGGACGAAGCCAAAGCACGTTTAGCAATTATTCGCGGCACGTGGCTTCGATTTCGTTGTATTTTGGCAAAATTCCAACGGAATTGGATTCCGAACAAGTTCAGGACTACTTGTTTTACCAACAGAAAAAGTCCAAAACCCCATCGCAAACGTACTTTAAACACTGTGTTTACGGACTACGATTTTTGCTAAAATCAGAAGGACTTCCGTATGAATACCTTCGACTTCCGTCGATAAAACACGAGAAAACGCTTCCAGTTGTTTTGAGCAAAGAAGAAGTCTGGGCAATGCTTCAAAAAGCCAAATTGCTCAAACACCGCATTCTTATTGGCTTGCTTTATGGTTGCGGATTGCGTTGTATGGAAGCCAGAAGTGTACGTTTGCAGGATTTAGATTTCGACAGACTACAACTCAAAGTAGTGCAAGGCAAAGGCAAAAAAGACCGTTACGTGCCGCTTTCGGAACACTTGATTCGGGGATTAAAAAAGTACATCGAAGCCGAAAAACCCAAGGATTATCTTTTCAACGGTCAGCCTATTGAGAGAGCCGGAGGCGATTTTGACAGTCGGTACAGCCAGAGAGGCGTACAATGGGCGGTGAAACAAGTAGCCAAAGCTGCTGGTGTGAAAAAAGAAGTTCATACCCATACGCTTCGGCACTCTTACGCCACACATTTGCTCGAAGATGGTATGGATATTATGACCCTGAAAGACCTTTTGGGACATCAAAATATCGAAACTACGATGGAGTATTTGCAGATAGCCCAGCTCGCGAGCCAACGCATTTTTAGTCCACTCGATACGCTTTTCGAGAAATGCAGACGGAAGTAG
- a CDS encoding IS91 family transposase — translation MQTEVADVLRKVGSKIESYGLNTWQLRTLSAIKKCRTAQLGGHIDACDQCGNLTISYNSCRNRHCPKCQGNKREDWIEARSTELLPVPYFHLVFTLPDSINALAIHSPKLVYDTLFEATWETIQTFGKTKEMQMGMIAVLHTWGQQLSLHPHLHCIVPGGGIAKNGQWQNSRTDGKFLFPVKALSKVFRAKYCAKLKEKEPIKYEQIRQELWQKPWIVFAKKPFGSPKSVVEYLGRYTHKIAISNRRIKTIDNENVTFEYKDYRVAGVKKQMTLTHQEFIRRFSLHILPKRFVKIRHYGFLSSTWKREKLKLLQEKLEVKVLEKREKKLFLPKCPCCKTGNLHRIAVFDQRGPPAWYLGGSQSSIPYKN, via the coding sequence ATGCAGACGGAAGTAGCCGATGTACTGAGAAAGGTAGGCTCGAAGATCGAGAGTTATGGACTCAATACTTGGCAATTGCGCACTCTTTCTGCTATCAAAAAATGTCGAACAGCCCAGTTGGGTGGTCATATCGATGCTTGCGATCAATGTGGAAATCTGACTATTAGTTACAACTCTTGCCGCAACCGTCATTGTCCCAAGTGTCAGGGCAACAAACGAGAAGATTGGATAGAGGCTAGAAGTACGGAACTCTTGCCAGTGCCATATTTTCACCTGGTTTTTACTTTACCCGATAGCATTAATGCATTGGCGATTCACAGTCCAAAATTGGTTTATGACACGCTCTTTGAAGCGACTTGGGAAACGATTCAAACTTTTGGCAAAACCAAGGAAATGCAAATGGGAATGATTGCGGTTTTGCACACTTGGGGGCAACAATTGAGTTTACATCCACACCTGCATTGCATTGTTCCTGGCGGCGGAATAGCTAAAAACGGACAATGGCAAAATAGCCGAACCGATGGCAAATTCTTGTTTCCAGTCAAAGCCTTGTCAAAAGTGTTTAGGGCTAAATATTGTGCAAAACTCAAAGAAAAAGAACCCATAAAGTATGAGCAAATCCGGCAAGAGTTGTGGCAAAAACCTTGGATTGTTTTTGCCAAAAAACCTTTTGGAAGTCCCAAATCAGTGGTGGAATATTTGGGAAGATACACCCATAAAATAGCCATTAGCAACCGAAGAATCAAAACTATCGACAACGAAAATGTGACTTTTGAATACAAGGATTATCGAGTGGCGGGAGTCAAAAAGCAAATGACACTCACGCATCAGGAGTTTATCCGTCGATTTTCGTTGCATATTTTGCCCAAACGGTTTGTTAAGATTCGTCATTATGGTTTTTTGAGTAGCACTTGGAAACGGGAAAAGCTCAAACTTTTGCAGGAGAAACTCGAAGTAAAAGTACTAGAAAAACGCGAAAAAAAGCTCTTTTTGCCCAAGTGTCCTTGCTGTAAAACTGGCAATTTACACCGAATAGCCGTTTTTGACCAGCGTGGGCCGCCTGCTTGGTATCTTGGCGGTAGCCAAAGCTCTATTCCCTATAAAAACTAA
- a CDS encoding alpha/beta hydrolase — protein MKKNRKTYLIIIFTLITHFIKAQEIYSYEKQIDGIENYISTQFETENKNDNVILRGTLIEPKTNYTKVVIIVPGSGKDTRNSHYKLTEKLLENNIAVYRYDERGCGFSTGNFNTYFYNINDMISDLKSVYKDLKNNKLLTDKKLGLLGHSLGGMVTISLNDSNLIPDFFIQWASPVQNKGAFLKYQLTTNVNKFENELIYDSLTEKLNVMDKINNVIFENRNDENIELVKKINKVSKEIGYTKKRYKRFTYANFYSTKELIKKDLENTYKKCTTNLLYIIGENDKYIDAKNETELLNSFNNKYIEIVKIKSLNHYLQSGTENIEHLYEIEDEASTKIINWINKQ, from the coding sequence ATGAAAAAAAACAGGAAAACATACTTAATAATCATATTCACTTTAATAACACATTTTATTAAAGCTCAAGAAATATATTCCTACGAAAAACAAATTGATGGTATTGAAAACTACATATCTACTCAATTTGAAACAGAAAACAAAAATGACAATGTGATTTTAAGAGGAACATTAATTGAACCTAAAACAAATTATACAAAAGTGGTAATAATTGTACCAGGTTCAGGAAAAGACACTAGAAATTCACATTATAAACTTACAGAGAAATTACTTGAAAATAATATCGCTGTTTATCGATATGATGAAAGAGGATGTGGCTTTTCTACTGGAAATTTCAATACATATTTTTATAATATCAATGATATGATAAGTGATTTGAAGTCGGTTTATAAAGATTTAAAAAACAACAAATTACTTACCGATAAAAAATTAGGCTTACTAGGTCACAGCTTAGGAGGAATGGTGACAATTAGTTTGAATGATAGCAATTTAATTCCTGATTTTTTTATTCAATGGGCATCTCCTGTTCAAAACAAAGGTGCTTTTTTAAAATATCAACTTACAACAAATGTAAATAAATTTGAGAATGAACTTATTTATGATTCATTAACAGAAAAATTAAATGTAATGGATAAAATTAATAATGTAATTTTTGAAAATAGAAACGATGAAAATATAGAGTTAGTCAAAAAAATTAATAAAGTATCAAAAGAGATAGGTTACACAAAAAAGAGATATAAAAGATTTACATACGCAAATTTTTATTCAACTAAAGAGTTAATAAAAAAAGATTTAGAAAATACTTATAAAAAGTGTACAACAAATCTATTATATATTATTGGAGAAAATGATAAATATATTGATGCAAAAAATGAAACAGAACTTCTAAATAGTTTTAATAATAAGTATATCGAAATTGTGAAAATTAAAAGCTTAAATCACTATTTACAAAGTGGAACTGAAAATATTGAACATTTGTACGAAATAGAAGATGAAGCATCAACAAAAATCATAAATTGGATTAACAAGCAATAA
- a CDS encoding ferredoxin--NADP reductase, producing MPLFKKLVIKEIKRETADAVSILFNVPEEFKSHYTFIAGQYVNLRLTLDGQEIRRAYSICAEPTSGELRIAVKAVKNGTFSLFANTKLKVGDVLEVGKPEGKFTLETESHHQKNYAAFVAGSGITPAISILKSVLKSEPQSSFVLVYGNKSPEETIFHQELHDLQLKYTGRLFVHYVFSQAKVDGALFGRIDKSVVKFVLDDKHKELEFDKFYLCGPEEMINTVSKVLKEHNIKDSAIKFELFSSSIVENKEASSHEGHTKISITVDDDETTFEMSQKQTILDAALKQGIDAPYSCQGGICSSCLARVKSGTAEMKKNSILSEDEIAEGLILTCQAHPTSAEIVVDFDDV from the coding sequence ATGCCTTTATTCAAAAAACTTGTCATAAAAGAAATCAAACGCGAGACTGCAGACGCGGTTTCCATCCTTTTTAATGTTCCCGAGGAATTCAAATCTCATTATACTTTTATTGCCGGTCAGTATGTCAATTTGAGACTAACGCTCGACGGTCAGGAAATTCGTCGCGCCTACTCTATTTGTGCTGAACCGACGAGTGGTGAATTACGAATTGCTGTCAAAGCGGTAAAAAATGGTACATTTTCTCTATTTGCCAACACCAAACTAAAAGTAGGCGATGTGCTAGAAGTAGGGAAACCGGAAGGAAAATTCACTTTAGAAACCGAAAGTCACCACCAAAAAAACTATGCCGCATTTGTAGCCGGAAGCGGAATTACACCTGCCATTTCTATTTTGAAATCGGTTTTGAAAAGCGAACCCCAAAGTTCTTTTGTCTTGGTTTACGGCAACAAATCGCCAGAAGAAACCATTTTTCATCAGGAATTACACGATTTGCAACTGAAATATACGGGACGATTGTTTGTGCATTATGTATTCAGTCAAGCCAAAGTCGACGGAGCGCTTTTTGGAAGAATCGATAAATCGGTCGTGAAATTTGTTTTAGACGACAAACACAAGGAATTAGAATTCGACAAGTTCTATTTGTGCGGCCCAGAAGAAATGATTAACACGGTTTCCAAAGTTTTGAAGGAACACAACATCAAAGATTCGGCTATTAAATTTGAATTGTTCTCCAGTTCTATTGTCGAAAATAAAGAAGCCAGTTCACACGAAGGTCATACCAAAATTTCCATCACGGTTGACGATGACGAAACGACTTTCGAAATGTCGCAAAAACAAACCATCCTCGACGCCGCTCTCAAACAAGGCATCGATGCTCCGTATTCTTGCCAAGGCGGCATTTGCAGCAGCTGTCTCGCCCGAGTAAAATCAGGCACTGCCGAGATGAAGAAAAACTCCATCCTTAGCGAGGACGAAATCGCCGAAGGTTTGATTCTTACTTGCCAAGCACATCCCACTTCGGCCGAGATTGTGGTGGATTTTGATGATGTGTAA
- a CDS encoding DUF5687 family protein, with protein sequence MILKFLYLEWKSFIRSASFGTNLALKIILGFVAVLYAFIFLMAGIGAFYGLKQMHLDPLQQVNKYLIYYFLLDLGIRLLLQKIPVMNIRPLLSLPFTRPTIVNFSIGKTVLSFFNFLHVFFFLPFTIVLLVEGYDVVSVILWHLAMVALVYSNNFLNIILTNKDNVFAIFIGFVLIIAGFQYYHFFNITDYTSVFFEGLFHTQWLFLVPVLALLGLYYYTFNYLKANLYLDAGLSTKHEIATTEDLTWLNQFGTLGTFLKNDIKLIKRNKRSRTTVVMSILFLFYGFLFFRENSHQPEVMRIFAGIFVSGGFLFTFGQFVPSWDSSYYQLMMTQNISYKGYLSSKWWLVVIATFVSTVLSSFYLFYGWQVYLTIVVGAIYNMGVNSHLVLLGGAYTKTPIDLQSTKGAFGDKKAFNTSAMLLSLPKLLLPILLYWAGSALMNPNLGLVFVGVSGVLGFAFRDTVFSKIEKVYKTEKYNTIYSYKQK encoded by the coding sequence ATGATTCTAAAATTCCTTTATCTCGAATGGAAGTCTTTTATACGTTCGGCTTCGTTCGGAACGAATTTGGCACTGAAAATTATTTTGGGTTTTGTAGCCGTTCTTTATGCTTTTATTTTTCTAATGGCGGGAATTGGAGCATTTTACGGATTAAAACAAATGCATCTCGATCCGTTGCAGCAAGTAAATAAGTATTTGATTTATTATTTTTTGTTGGATTTGGGCATTCGATTATTGTTGCAAAAAATCCCGGTGATGAACATTCGACCTTTGTTGTCCTTACCTTTTACAAGACCTACCATTGTTAATTTTTCGATAGGTAAAACAGTCTTGTCTTTTTTCAATTTTCTGCACGTTTTTTTCTTTCTGCCTTTTACCATTGTTTTACTAGTCGAAGGCTACGATGTGGTGAGCGTGATTTTGTGGCATTTGGCGATGGTAGCCTTGGTGTATAGCAACAATTTCCTGAATATAATATTGACTAACAAAGACAATGTTTTTGCTATTTTCATTGGTTTCGTTTTGATTATAGCGGGTTTTCAATACTATCACTTTTTCAACATTACCGATTATACTTCGGTGTTTTTTGAGGGTTTGTTTCATACCCAATGGCTTTTTTTAGTTCCTGTTTTGGCTCTGCTAGGCTTGTATTATTACACTTTCAACTACCTGAAAGCCAATTTGTATCTCGATGCCGGACTTTCTACCAAACACGAAATCGCCACAACCGAGGATTTGACTTGGCTGAACCAATTTGGCACGCTGGGTACTTTTCTAAAGAACGACATCAAACTCATCAAGCGCAATAAGCGCTCGCGGACTACGGTGGTAATGAGCATTTTGTTTTTGTTTTATGGATTTCTATTTTTCAGAGAAAATTCACACCAACCTGAAGTGATGCGCATTTTTGCAGGAATTTTTGTGTCGGGCGGGTTTTTATTCACTTTTGGTCAATTTGTCCCCAGTTGGGACAGTTCGTATTATCAGCTGATGATGACGCAAAACATTTCCTATAAAGGGTATCTGAGTTCAAAATGGTGGCTTGTAGTCATTGCTACCTTTGTATCGACAGTGTTATCTTCTTTTTATTTGTTTTATGGTTGGCAAGTTTACTTAACTATTGTTGTAGGCGCGATTTACAATATGGGCGTCAATTCGCATTTGGTTTTACTCGGTGGTGCTTATACTAAAACACCTATCGATTTACAATCGACTAAAGGTGCGTTTGGCGATAAAAAAGCGTTTAATACCAGCGCAATGCTGCTTTCGTTACCCAAATTATTGTTGCCCATTTTGCTTTATTGGGCAGGATCGGCGCTTATGAATCCTAATTTAGGACTTGTATTTGTAGGCGTTTCAGGCGTTTTAGGCTTTGCTTTTAGAGACACCGTTTTTTCCAAAATTGAAAAGGTGTACAAAACCGAAAAATACAATACCATATATTCATACAAACAAAAATAA